The region CGCGTCCTCGTCCAGGTCGGCGTCGCCGCGATCGTGCTGGTGGCGCTGGTCCTGCTCGTCATCGCGCTTCCGCCGTACGGATATCCGCCCGAGGGCATCCGCACCTGAGCCCGCCGCGCACCCGCTTGACCTGGCCTTTTGTGGCCCGGCCGGCCGGTCGCCCCGTAGAGGAGAGCGGCCGGCCGGGCCTCGCCGTACGGAGGCGGGCCCGGCGGAGCGACCGCGCGTCGCACTTTACCCACAGCCTGTGGACAAAGACTGTGGAAAAAATCTCAAACGGCTAACGCCACTTGGTGGACAGCACGACACCCAGGATGATGAGCCCGAACCCGATCAGCAGGTTCCAGTTGGCCAGCGCGGAGATACCCGGAACGGTCGGCGCGATGTAGTAGACCGCGATCCAGACGATGCCGACGATCCAGCAGGCCACCATCAGGGGGGCGAGCCAGCGGGGGCTGACCTTCACCGTCTGCGTCTTCTGCGGCGGCGTGTAGACGGGCTTCTTGCGAATCTTCGACTTGGGCACGGGAGCGTCTCCTGGTGGGTACCCGCGCGGTCGTGCGGGCTGGTGTCAATAGCGTAGCCGCCGTGGCGGCGAAGTCCCGAGCAAGGATAGTCGGCGCGGACCCGCCGGGGCGATCCCCGTACGGTATTGCCTTAGGCTGAAAGTCCGATTTCGCCACACCCGGGAACGCCGAACGAGCCGATGGCGCAGCGGGAAACACGGCGCGGCGGGAAACACAGCGCGGCGGGAATGCAGCGGGAAACACGGCGCAGCAAGGAAACATGGTGCAGCGGGAAACACAGCCCAGGACGCCGAGGGTGCTGGTCGTCGACAACCACGACAGCTTCGTCCACACGATCGTGCAGTATCTGCGTGGTCTCGGCGCGGAGTGCGACGTGCGGCCGCGTGACCAGGTAGTGGTGGGCGACGCCGACGGTTTCGACGGCGTGCTCGTGTCGCCTGGCCCCGGCACGCCGGAGGAGGCCGGCGTGTCCGTCCCCCTCGTACGGCACTGCGCCGGGCGCGGCCTGCCGCTGCTGGGCGTCTGCCTCGGCCACCAGGCCATCGCCGTCGCGTACGGCGCGGTGGTGAGCCGCGCCCCCGAGCTGATGCACGGCAGGACCAGCCCGGTCCGGCACGACGGGCGGGGGGTCTTCGCGGAGATCCCCTCGCCGGTGACGATGACGCGCTATCACTCGCTCGCCGTGGTCCCGGGGACCGTGCCGGACGCGCTGGAGGTCACCGCCACCACCCCCGACGGCGTCATCATGGGCCTGCGCCACCGTGCCGCCCCCGTCGAGGGCGTGCAGTTCCATCCCGAGTCGGTCGTGTCCGAACACGGCCACCGGCTGCTCGGAAACTGGCTGGCCCGGATCGTGTAACGCTTTCCGCTCCTGCCACGACTACCAGAGTGAGGGCTTCCGCCATTGCCCCCGAGTGGCGGAAGCCCTTATCGCGTCTCCGGGCTCAGCCGTTGCCGAAGGGGTCGCCGCCGTCCCCGAGGTCGACGCCGCCGTCGTCGGTCGGCTCGTCCGTCGGAGTGTTGTCGACCGGCGGCTGGGTCGGCTGCTGCGTCTGCTGCGGCCCGCTGGAGACCGTCAGCGT is a window of Microbispora sp. NBC_01189 DNA encoding:
- a CDS encoding cell division protein CrgA, with protein sequence MPKSKIRKKPVYTPPQKTQTVKVSPRWLAPLMVACWIVGIVWIAVYYIAPTVPGISALANWNLLIGFGLIILGVVLSTKWR
- a CDS encoding anthranilate synthase component II, giving the protein MVQRETQPRTPRVLVVDNHDSFVHTIVQYLRGLGAECDVRPRDQVVVGDADGFDGVLVSPGPGTPEEAGVSVPLVRHCAGRGLPLLGVCLGHQAIAVAYGAVVSRAPELMHGRTSPVRHDGRGVFAEIPSPVTMTRYHSLAVVPGTVPDALEVTATTPDGVIMGLRHRAAPVEGVQFHPESVVSEHGHRLLGNWLARIV